One Mesorhizobium sp. L-2-11 genomic region harbors:
- a CDS encoding ABC transporter ATP-binding protein, translating to MTAAVSVDRLEVVFDRFRALKGVSLEVLSGESFGLVGESGSGKSTLLRAIAGLAPAASGSITVNGKKLGKRRDKAFYREVQMVFQDPYGSLHPRQTVDRLLQEPLAIHGFADGEKRIQRALDEVGLGTGFRFRYSHQLSGGQRQRVAIARALILEPAILLLDEPTSALDASVQAEVLNLLEEIRRRRKLTFLMVSHDLAIITHMCERLMVMQNGEAVEHLSAGDLVERRVSKDYTRNLLRASEGFVRTA from the coding sequence ATGACGGCAGCAGTTTCCGTCGACAGGCTGGAGGTGGTCTTTGATCGTTTTCGCGCGCTGAAGGGTGTCAGCCTCGAAGTGCTTTCAGGCGAATCCTTCGGACTGGTCGGCGAATCCGGCTCCGGCAAATCGACGCTGCTGCGGGCGATTGCCGGCCTCGCGCCGGCCGCTTCGGGCAGCATCACCGTCAACGGAAAAAAACTCGGCAAGCGCCGCGACAAGGCCTTCTATCGCGAGGTGCAGATGGTCTTCCAGGACCCCTACGGCTCGCTGCATCCGCGCCAGACCGTCGACCGCCTGCTGCAGGAGCCGCTCGCCATCCACGGCTTTGCCGATGGCGAGAAACGCATCCAGCGGGCGCTGGACGAGGTCGGGCTCGGCACCGGCTTTCGCTTCCGCTATTCGCATCAATTGTCGGGCGGCCAGCGCCAGCGCGTGGCGATCGCGCGGGCGCTCATCCTCGAACCGGCGATCCTGCTGCTCGACGAGCCGACCTCGGCGCTCGACGCTTCCGTGCAGGCCGAGGTGCTCAACCTCCTGGAAGAGATCCGGCGGCGGCGCAAGCTGACCTTCCTGATGGTCAGCCACGACCTTGCCATCATCACCCATATGTGCGAGCGGCTGATGGTGATGCAGAACGGCGAGGCGGTCGAGCACCTCAGCGCAGGCGACCTCGTCGAGCGCCGCGTCAGCAAGGATTACACGCGCAATTTGCTCAGGGCGAGCGAGGGGTTTGTCAGGACGGCGTGA
- a CDS encoding ABC transporter permease — translation MSTVESEATAGRRGSARAVAVASSIARFLVIAITTYLGLLAVTFFIGRVIPIDPVLAVLGDRAPANVVERTRREMGLDLPLIEQFYIYVKNALNGNFGTSVLTTNPVMTDIRRAFPATIELATLGTLIGALLGVPLGVLAAVRRGSIIDQIVRIIGLVGYSVPIFWLGLLALVLFYARLQWVAFPGRLDIVYEYTFTPITGFYLLDALWQRQWDVFRDAFRHIILPASLLGYFSLAYISRMTRSFMLNELAQEYIVAARAKGLSETRIIWGHALRNAAVPMVTVIALSYAGLLEGSVLTETVFSWPGIGLYITNSLQNADMNAVLGGTIIIGSVFIGINLLSDLLYRVLDPRTKVR, via the coding sequence ATGAGTACTGTTGAAAGCGAAGCGACGGCAGGGCGGCGCGGCAGCGCCCGTGCTGTCGCTGTCGCGTCGTCGATCGCCCGTTTCCTGGTCATCGCGATAACCACCTATCTCGGTCTTCTCGCGGTGACCTTCTTCATCGGCCGGGTGATCCCGATCGACCCGGTGCTGGCGGTGCTTGGCGACCGGGCGCCGGCCAATGTCGTCGAGCGCACCCGCCGCGAGATGGGTCTCGACCTGCCGCTGATCGAGCAGTTCTACATCTATGTGAAAAATGCCCTGAACGGCAATTTCGGCACCTCGGTGCTGACCACCAATCCTGTCATGACCGACATTCGCCGCGCCTTCCCGGCGACGATCGAGCTGGCGACGCTGGGAACGCTGATCGGTGCTTTGCTTGGTGTGCCGCTCGGCGTGCTGGCCGCGGTCCGGCGCGGCAGCATCATCGACCAGATCGTGCGGATCATCGGCCTGGTCGGCTATTCCGTGCCGATCTTCTGGCTGGGACTGCTGGCGCTTGTGCTGTTCTATGCCAGGCTGCAATGGGTGGCTTTTCCCGGCCGCCTCGATATCGTCTACGAATACACATTCACGCCGATCACCGGCTTTTATCTGCTGGATGCGCTGTGGCAGCGACAGTGGGATGTGTTTCGCGATGCCTTCCGCCACATCATCCTGCCGGCCTCGCTGCTTGGCTATTTTTCGCTCGCCTATATCAGCCGCATGACGCGATCGTTCATGCTGAACGAGCTTGCCCAGGAATATATCGTCGCGGCGCGCGCCAAGGGCCTGTCGGAAACACGCATCATCTGGGGCCACGCGCTGCGCAACGCCGCCGTGCCGATGGTCACGGTGATCGCGCTTTCCTATGCCGGTCTGCTCGAAGGCTCGGTGCTGACCGAGACCGTGTTTTCATGGCCTGGCATCGGCCTTTACATCACCAATTCCCTGCAGAACGCCGACATGAACGCCGTGCTCGGCGGCACCATCATCATCGGCTCGGTTTTCATCGGCATCAATCTCCTGTCCGACCTGCTCTACCGGGTGCTCGACCCAAGGACCAAGGTACGATGA
- a CDS encoding 4-aminobutyrate--2-oxoglutarate transaminase, which produces MKNSAISERKNQSISRGVGMTTQIYADRAENSEIWDVEGRRYIDFSSGIAVVNTGHRHPKVIEAVKAQLDRFTHTCHQVVPYESYVRLAERLNGMLPGKFDKKTIFVTTGAEAVENAIKIARNATGRPAVIAFAGGFHGRTFMGMALTGKVVPYKVGFGAMPADVFHAPFPVALHGISVADSLAALDRLFKADVDPARVAAIIVEPVQGEGGFYEAPREFMTALRKICDQHGMLLIADEVQTGFARTGKMFAMDHHEVAPGITTMAKSLAGGFPLAAVTGCAEIMDAPNPGGLGGTYGGSPIGVAAAHAVLDVIEEEKLCDRANTLGNRLKQRLQSIRDDTPEIVDIRGPGFMNAVEFNDVNKGLPSAEIANAVRLKALDKGLILLTCGVYGNVIRFLAPITIQDGVMNEALDILESSIREARAG; this is translated from the coding sequence ATGAAGAATTCAGCCATTTCCGAACGCAAGAACCAGTCGATCTCGCGCGGCGTCGGCATGACCACGCAGATCTATGCCGACCGCGCCGAGAACTCGGAAATCTGGGATGTCGAAGGCCGCCGCTACATCGATTTCTCGTCCGGCATCGCCGTCGTCAACACCGGCCACCGCCATCCCAAGGTGATCGAGGCGGTCAAGGCGCAGCTCGACCGCTTCACCCACACCTGCCACCAGGTGGTGCCCTATGAGAGCTATGTCAGGCTGGCCGAACGGCTGAACGGCATGCTGCCGGGCAAATTCGACAAGAAGACGATTTTCGTCACCACCGGCGCCGAAGCTGTGGAGAACGCCATCAAGATCGCCCGCAACGCCACCGGCCGGCCGGCGGTCATCGCCTTTGCCGGCGGTTTCCATGGCCGCACCTTCATGGGCATGGCGCTTACCGGCAAGGTCGTGCCCTACAAGGTCGGCTTCGGCGCCATGCCGGCCGACGTTTTCCACGCGCCGTTCCCGGTGGCGCTGCACGGCATCTCGGTCGCCGACTCGCTGGCCGCGCTCGACCGCCTGTTCAAGGCCGATGTCGATCCGGCCCGCGTCGCCGCCATCATCGTCGAGCCGGTGCAGGGCGAGGGCGGCTTCTACGAGGCGCCGCGCGAGTTCATGACCGCGCTGCGCAAGATCTGCGACCAGCACGGCATGCTGTTGATCGCCGACGAGGTGCAGACCGGCTTTGCCCGCACCGGAAAGATGTTCGCCATGGATCATCACGAAGTGGCGCCCGGCATCACCACCATGGCGAAAAGCCTGGCCGGCGGCTTCCCGCTGGCGGCGGTCACCGGCTGCGCCGAGATCATGGATGCGCCCAACCCCGGCGGGCTCGGCGGCACCTATGGCGGCAGCCCGATCGGCGTTGCCGCGGCGCATGCCGTGCTCGACGTGATCGAAGAGGAAAAGCTGTGCGACCGCGCCAACACGCTGGGCAACCGGCTGAAGCAGCGGCTGCAATCGATCCGCGACGACACGCCGGAGATCGTCGATATCAGAGGCCCGGGCTTCATGAACGCGGTCGAGTTCAACGATGTGAACAAGGGCCTGCCGTCGGCCGAGATCGCCAATGCGGTCCGGCTGAAGGCGCTCGACAAGGGCCTGATCCTGCTCACCTGCGGCGTCTACGGCAACGTCATCCGTTTTCTGGCGCCAATCACCATCCAGGACGGCGTCATGAACGAAGCGCTCGATATCCTGGAAAGCTCGATCCGCGAGGCCCGCGCCGGCTGA
- a CDS encoding ABC transporter substrate-binding protein has translation MMMEKFALRSRVLLAGAAMSALLLAAPALAVTPADTLVEGFAIDDIISMDPGEAFELSTAEVTGNTYDLLVRLDLSDTSKVKGDLAESWTVSDDGLTYTFKLKPGLKFASGNPITAADVAYSFERAIKLDKSPAFIIGQFGIDGDNVTEKAKAVDDTTFQFTVDKAYAPSFVLNCLSATVASVVDAKLVKEHVAAVTPSADYKYDNDFGNAWLKTGYAGSGAFKLREWRANEVVVMERNDNYHGEKAKLARVIYRNMKESSGQRLALEAGDIDVARNLEPNDLDAIAKNADLTTTSAPKGTVFYISLNQKNPNLAKSEVRQAFKYLVDYDALSSTILKGIGEIHQTFLPKGVLGELNENPFKFDLAKAKELLAKAGLADGFSVTMDVRNTQPVTGMAESFQQTLGQAGVKLEIIPGDGKQTLTKYRARNHDIYIGQWGQDYFDPNSNAQTFASNPDNSDEGKVKTLAWRNAWDIPELTKQTEAALLEKDPAKRAAMYQDLQRKILETSPFIIVHQQLEVAGLRKNLRGFALGPSFDTNFVGQISKE, from the coding sequence ATGATGATGGAAAAGTTTGCTCTACGCTCCCGCGTCCTGCTCGCCGGCGCGGCCATGTCGGCGCTGCTTCTGGCCGCGCCTGCCCTTGCTGTCACGCCGGCCGACACGCTGGTCGAGGGTTTCGCCATCGACGACATCATCTCCATGGATCCGGGCGAGGCGTTCGAGCTGTCGACCGCCGAGGTCACCGGCAACACCTACGACCTGCTTGTCCGCCTCGACTTGAGCGACACCTCCAAGGTCAAGGGCGATCTCGCCGAAAGCTGGACTGTGTCCGACGACGGATTGACCTACACTTTCAAGCTCAAGCCCGGCCTGAAATTTGCCTCGGGCAATCCGATCACGGCGGCTGATGTCGCCTATTCGTTCGAGCGCGCCATCAAGCTCGACAAGAGCCCGGCCTTCATCATCGGGCAGTTTGGCATCGATGGCGACAACGTCACCGAGAAGGCCAAGGCCGTCGATGACACGACGTTCCAGTTCACCGTCGACAAGGCCTATGCGCCGAGCTTCGTCCTGAACTGTCTGTCGGCAACCGTCGCCTCGGTCGTCGACGCCAAGCTGGTCAAGGAGCATGTCGCCGCAGTGACGCCCAGTGCCGACTACAAATACGACAACGACTTCGGCAACGCCTGGCTGAAGACCGGCTATGCCGGCTCCGGCGCCTTCAAGCTGCGCGAATGGCGGGCCAACGAGGTCGTCGTCATGGAGCGCAACGACAATTATCACGGCGAAAAGGCCAAGCTTGCCCGCGTCATCTACCGCAACATGAAGGAAAGCTCGGGCCAGCGCCTGGCGCTGGAGGCTGGCGACATCGACGTTGCCCGCAATCTCGAGCCGAACGACCTCGACGCCATCGCCAAGAACGCCGATCTCACCACCACCAGCGCGCCGAAGGGCACGGTGTTTTACATCAGCCTCAATCAGAAGAACCCGAACCTGGCCAAATCAGAGGTTCGCCAGGCCTTCAAATATCTCGTCGACTACGATGCCTTGAGCTCGACCATCCTCAAGGGCATCGGCGAGATCCACCAGACCTTCCTGCCAAAAGGCGTGCTCGGCGAGCTGAATGAAAATCCGTTCAAATTCGACCTCGCCAAGGCCAAGGAACTGCTCGCCAAGGCCGGCCTGGCCGACGGCTTCAGCGTCACCATGGACGTACGCAACACCCAGCCGGTGACCGGCATGGCGGAATCGTTCCAGCAGACGCTCGGCCAGGCCGGCGTCAAGCTGGAGATCATTCCCGGCGACGGCAAGCAGACGCTGACCAAATACCGCGCCCGCAACCACGACATCTATATCGGCCAGTGGGGCCAGGATTATTTCGATCCGAACTCCAACGCCCAGACTTTTGCTTCGAACCCCGACAATTCGGATGAAGGCAAGGTCAAGACGCTGGCCTGGCGCAACGCCTGGGACATTCCGGAATTGACCAAGCAGACCGAAGCGGCCCTGCTCGAGAAGGATCCGGCCAAGCGCGCCGCAATGTACCAGGATCTGCAGAGGAAGATTCTCGAAACCAGTCCTTTCATCATCGTCCACCAGCAGCTGGAAGTGGCTGGCCTGCGCAAGAACCTTAGGGGTTTTGCGCTCGGCCCGAGCTTCGACACCAATTTCGTCGGCCAGATCTCCAAGGAGTGA
- a CDS encoding ABC transporter ATP-binding protein: protein MSTLLEVDDLRVTFPTRTGRIEAVRGVSFSLGRERLGIVGESGSGKSQTGRAIMGLTQPQAEVTARKLAFDGIDLLAASPRDRRALRGKRIAMILQDPKYSLDPVMSIGRQIVETLRTHEKVGKAEARERALAMLEAVQIRDPARVFDLHPHEVSGGMGQRAMIAMMLIAGPEMMIADEPTSALDVTVQLDVLGILDRLVSERGMGLIFISHDLRLVSSFCDRVIVMYAGKVVEQLKASELGRAQHPYTRGLLNCMPKIGADRHPLPVLDRKPEWAA from the coding sequence ATGAGCACGCTTCTCGAGGTCGACGATCTGCGCGTCACCTTTCCGACGCGCACCGGCCGGATCGAGGCGGTGCGCGGCGTCTCGTTCTCGCTCGGCCGCGAGCGGCTCGGCATCGTCGGCGAGAGCGGTTCCGGCAAGTCGCAGACCGGTCGCGCCATCATGGGCCTGACCCAGCCACAGGCCGAGGTCACGGCCAGGAAACTTGCCTTCGACGGCATCGACCTGCTCGCCGCCTCGCCCCGCGACCGCCGGGCGCTGCGGGGAAAACGCATCGCCATGATCCTGCAGGACCCGAAATACTCGCTCGATCCGGTTATGAGCATCGGCCGCCAGATCGTCGAGACGCTGCGCACGCATGAGAAGGTCGGCAAGGCCGAAGCCCGCGAGCGGGCGCTTGCCATGCTGGAGGCGGTGCAGATCCGAGATCCCGCCCGTGTCTTCGACCTGCATCCGCACGAGGTGTCGGGCGGCATGGGCCAGCGCGCGATGATCGCCATGATGCTGATTGCCGGGCCGGAGATGATGATCGCCGACGAGCCGACCTCGGCGCTCGACGTCACCGTGCAGCTCGACGTGCTCGGCATCCTCGACCGGCTGGTCAGCGAGCGCGGCATGGGACTGATCTTCATCTCGCACGATCTGCGCCTGGTCTCGTCCTTCTGCGACCGGGTGATCGTCATGTATGCCGGCAAGGTGGTCGAGCAGCTCAAGGCGTCGGAACTCGGCCGCGCCCAGCATCCCTACACCCGCGGCCTGCTCAACTGCATGCCCAAGATCGGCGCCGACCGCCACCCGCTGCCGGTGCTCGACCGCAAGCCGGAGTGGGCGGCATGA
- a CDS encoding lytic murein transglycosylase, translated as MAATRPAKPALRPTPLCPAGLSGRTEGGGKDRCFYKIAVAFLFAALTAILLATPASATKLDTQFHAWLQADLWPEASAKGISRKTFDAAFDGIKPNLKLPDLVMPGKKATTPQKQHQAEFGSPGAYFAEKTVRAVTAGGRTRKAANARTIAAIEKRYGVPGEVLLAIWGRESGFGAAKMPYDAFEVLGTKAFMATRKDFFRTELVAALEIVERGLAPVGAMKSSWAGALGQPQFMPTSFLGHAVDFDGDGRVDIWNSVPDTLASIANYLVHYGWVKGRGWGFEVTVPEAVSCSLEGPDQGKRISQWANMGIKRVAARPFPARELKAEGFLLMPAGRSGPAFIVTPNFYVLKQYNTSDLYALFIGHGADRIANGDSNFSGRWGAVGGLHRSDIATLQRALEAEGHDVGSADGLPGFKTRRSIGKWQAKNGRAATCFPDADLVTALK; from the coding sequence ATGGCTGCTACGCGTCCTGCAAAGCCGGCACTCCGTCCCACCCCCCTCTGTCCTGCCGGACTGTCCGGCAGGACAGAGGGGGGTGGGAAGGATCGCTGCTTTTACAAAATAGCCGTCGCGTTTCTTTTCGCCGCACTGACTGCAATCCTCCTCGCCACCCCCGCCTCTGCCACCAAACTCGACACCCAGTTCCACGCCTGGCTGCAAGCCGACCTCTGGCCCGAGGCCAGCGCCAAGGGCATCTCGAGAAAAACCTTCGACGCCGCCTTCGATGGCATCAAACCGAACCTCAAACTGCCCGACCTGGTGATGCCGGGCAAAAAGGCGACGACGCCGCAGAAGCAGCATCAGGCCGAGTTCGGTTCGCCCGGCGCCTATTTCGCCGAAAAGACGGTTCGCGCCGTCACCGCTGGTGGCCGCACTCGCAAGGCGGCCAATGCCAGGACCATCGCCGCGATCGAGAAGCGCTACGGCGTGCCGGGCGAGGTGCTGCTGGCGATCTGGGGTCGCGAGAGCGGCTTTGGCGCGGCGAAGATGCCTTACGACGCTTTCGAAGTGCTGGGCACCAAGGCATTCATGGCGACCAGGAAGGACTTCTTCCGCACCGAGCTTGTGGCGGCGCTCGAGATCGTCGAGCGCGGGCTGGCCCCGGTCGGCGCGATGAAATCGTCCTGGGCCGGCGCACTCGGCCAACCGCAGTTCATGCCGACTTCGTTCCTCGGACACGCCGTCGATTTCGATGGCGACGGCCGGGTCGACATTTGGAATTCGGTGCCGGACACGCTGGCCTCGATCGCCAACTATCTCGTCCACTATGGCTGGGTAAAAGGCCGCGGCTGGGGTTTTGAAGTGACGGTGCCGGAAGCGGTCTCCTGCTCGCTCGAAGGTCCGGACCAGGGGAAGAGGATTTCCCAGTGGGCCAATATGGGCATCAAGCGTGTCGCGGCAAGGCCGTTTCCGGCGCGCGAATTGAAGGCCGAAGGCTTTCTTCTGATGCCGGCCGGGCGCAGCGGTCCAGCCTTCATCGTCACGCCCAATTTCTACGTCTTGAAGCAATACAACACCAGTGATCTCTACGCCCTGTTCATCGGCCACGGCGCCGACCGCATCGCCAATGGCGACAGCAATTTTTCGGGGCGCTGGGGTGCGGTCGGCGGGCTCCACAGGTCTGATATCGCCACCTTGCAGCGGGCGCTGGAGGCCGAGGGCCACGATGTCGGCAGCGCCGACGGTTTGCCCGGTTTCAAGACACGCCGGTCGATTGGCAAATGGCAGGCGAAGAACGGTCGCGCCGCCACCTGTTTTCCAGACGCAGACCTGGTCACCGCGTTGAAATAG
- a CDS encoding NAD(P)/FAD-dependent oxidoreductase translates to MKNGVVIVGAGHAGVQAAASLREDGYDEPVILISDEHELPYHKPPLSKTFIKDQQAKPQPLRGEAFYTGSAIDYRPGGRIDRIDAAGRRLEISGGGTLPFDRLILATGSRPRMLSLPGSELSGVVSLRSLADARLIRELSAQSEDVVILGGGFIGLEIAATLTAAGRKVTVVEAIDRLLGRAVAPIIARHVRQRLEATGVRILSGTTIARLEGENGHVSAAITASGERLPAQMVIIGIGVVPNVELAQAAGITIANGIRVDQQMRTSVPEILAIGDAASYRHWLTGGEVRLESVQNATDQARLAARTILGHADAFAAVPWFWSDIGDIKLQIVGLISGGDSHVVLGDVNENRFSIYHYAGNRLLGIESVNRPGDHMLGRKMLGAGFSPTPQTVATGQDGLKAALAAFQQVEPVRAAE, encoded by the coding sequence ATGAAAAACGGTGTGGTCATTGTCGGTGCGGGTCATGCGGGCGTGCAAGCGGCCGCCAGCCTGCGCGAAGACGGCTACGACGAACCCGTGATCCTCATCAGTGACGAGCACGAACTGCCCTACCACAAGCCGCCGCTGTCGAAGACCTTCATCAAGGATCAGCAGGCCAAACCGCAGCCGCTGCGCGGCGAGGCGTTTTATACCGGCAGTGCGATCGATTACCGGCCGGGCGGCCGCATCGATCGCATCGATGCCGCCGGCCGCAGGCTGGAGATCTCAGGGGGCGGCACACTGCCGTTCGACCGGCTGATCCTGGCGACCGGTTCGCGGCCGCGCATGCTGTCGCTGCCGGGCTCGGAGCTTTCGGGCGTGGTGTCGCTGCGCTCGCTCGCCGACGCGCGGCTGATCCGCGAATTGAGCGCGCAGAGCGAGGATGTCGTCATCCTCGGTGGCGGCTTCATCGGGCTGGAGATCGCCGCGACGCTCACTGCGGCCGGCCGCAAGGTCACCGTGGTCGAGGCGATCGACCGGCTGCTCGGCCGGGCGGTGGCGCCGATCATCGCGCGCCACGTGCGGCAGCGGCTGGAAGCGACCGGCGTGCGCATCCTCAGCGGCACCACGATTGCGCGTCTCGAAGGCGAGAACGGCCATGTCTCGGCGGCAATCACCGCCTCCGGCGAGCGGCTGCCGGCGCAGATGGTCATCATCGGCATCGGCGTCGTGCCGAATGTCGAACTGGCGCAGGCCGCCGGCATCACCATCGCCAACGGCATCCGCGTCGACCAGCAGATGCGGACGTCGGTGCCCGAAATCCTCGCCATCGGCGACGCCGCATCCTACCGGCACTGGCTCACCGGCGGCGAAGTGCGGCTGGAATCGGTGCAGAATGCCACCGACCAGGCGCGTCTCGCCGCGCGCACCATCCTCGGTCACGCCGACGCCTTTGCGGCGGTGCCATGGTTCTGGTCCGATATCGGCGACATCAAGCTGCAGATAGTCGGCCTGATTTCGGGCGGCGACAGCCATGTCGTGCTCGGCGACGTCAACGAGAACCGGTTCTCCATCTACCACTATGCTGGAAATCGTCTGCTCGGCATCGAATCGGTCAACCGGCCTGGCGACCACATGCTTGGCCGCAAGATGCTCGGCGCCGGCTTCTCGCCGACGCCGCAGACCGTCGCGACCGGACAGGACGGACTGAAGGCAGCGCTCGCCGCCTTCCAGCAGGTAGAGCCCGTTCGCGCCGCTGAGTAA
- the nikC gene encoding nickel transporter permease has translation MSAEAIQSRRDWLLSERPASRMQARLGRAYVAWRRFSANRLAFLGLLIIIALLVVSAFADVLAPYSPTFGDLKGSRLLAPSAEHWFGTDDLGRDILSRVIFGSRWTLYVVILVAIIAAPIGLLVGTVAGYAGGWIDAILMRITDIFLAFPKLILALAFVAALGPGIENAVLAIAITSWPPYARIARAETLTVRNSDYIKAVQLMGASPFRIVLRHIMPLCISSLIVRVTLDMAGIILTAAGLGFLGLGAQPPLPEWGAMIASGRRFVLDQWWVAGAPGFAILIVSLGFNLLGDGLRDALDPRSGDQ, from the coding sequence ATGAGCGCAGAAGCGATACAAAGCCGTCGCGACTGGCTGCTCAGCGAGCGGCCGGCTTCGCGCATGCAGGCAAGGCTCGGCCGTGCCTATGTGGCGTGGCGGCGCTTTTCCGCCAACCGGCTGGCGTTTCTCGGCCTGCTCATCATCATCGCTTTGCTGGTGGTCTCCGCCTTTGCCGACGTGCTGGCGCCCTATTCGCCGACATTCGGCGACCTGAAGGGCTCGCGGCTGCTGGCGCCGAGCGCCGAGCACTGGTTCGGCACCGACGACCTCGGCCGCGACATCCTTTCGCGCGTAATCTTCGGCTCGCGATGGACGCTTTACGTCGTCATTCTCGTCGCTATCATCGCCGCTCCTATCGGCCTCTTGGTCGGCACCGTCGCCGGCTATGCCGGCGGCTGGATCGATGCGATCCTGATGCGCATCACCGACATCTTTCTGGCCTTTCCGAAGCTGATCCTGGCGCTGGCCTTCGTCGCCGCACTTGGCCCTGGCATCGAGAATGCGGTGCTCGCCATCGCCATCACCTCATGGCCGCCCTACGCCCGTATTGCGCGTGCCGAAACGCTCACCGTGCGCAATTCGGATTACATCAAGGCGGTGCAATTGATGGGCGCCTCGCCGTTCCGCATCGTGCTGCGCCACATCATGCCGCTCTGCATCTCCTCGCTGATCGTCAGGGTGACGCTCGACATGGCCGGCATCATCCTGACAGCCGCCGGTCTCGGCTTCCTCGGCCTCGGCGCACAACCGCCGCTGCCGGAATGGGGCGCTATGATCGCGTCGGGCCGCCGCTTCGTGCTCGACCAATGGTGGGTGGCCGGCGCACCGGGCTTTGCCATCCTCATCGTCAGCCTCGGCTTCAACCTGCTCGGAGACGGCCTGCGCGATGCGCTGGATCCGCGCAGTGGTGACCAATGA
- a CDS encoding IS256 family transposase, protein MTKREVRLSRGELKALLLSDEDGFRRVLQTVVQEALEAEMTEAIGAEKGERTTERVGYRSGYYERKLVTRVGVLELRVPQDRAGRFSTELFERYQRSEKALVSALVEMYVQGVSTRKVKAITEDLCGHSFSASTVSQATARLDEALKAFFEQRLAEPYPYLILDARYERAREAGVIASQAVLVAIGVDWEGRRQVLGVELANRESHSSWRAFVAGLKQRGLAGVEFVVSDDHPGLRAAIREVLPEAVWQRCYVHFLRNALDYVPRKVDDDCLMELRWFYDRRDLAEVKRDLAQWIAKWQAKYPKLVDWVENNIEETLSFYRLPLPHHKHMKSTNMLERLNQEIKRRTLVVRIFPNPQSCLRLVRALAVEIHENWLEATRYLNMDHLREHKKENLRALAA, encoded by the coding sequence ATGACCAAGCGAGAGGTTAGACTGAGCAGAGGCGAGTTGAAAGCGTTGCTGTTGTCGGATGAGGACGGCTTCCGCAGAGTTTTGCAGACTGTGGTGCAGGAGGCTTTGGAAGCCGAGATGACGGAGGCGATCGGGGCCGAGAAAGGCGAGCGGACGACGGAGCGGGTTGGTTACCGGTCCGGCTATTACGAACGCAAGCTTGTGACGCGGGTTGGCGTGCTGGAACTTCGGGTTCCGCAAGATCGGGCCGGCCGGTTCTCGACGGAGTTGTTTGAGCGTTACCAGCGCTCGGAGAAGGCACTGGTATCGGCGCTGGTCGAGATGTACGTGCAAGGCGTGTCGACGCGCAAGGTGAAGGCGATCACCGAGGATCTGTGCGGCCATTCCTTCTCGGCCTCGACGGTAAGCCAGGCGACGGCGCGGCTGGATGAGGCGCTGAAGGCGTTCTTTGAGCAGCGGCTTGCCGAACCTTACCCGTACCTCATTCTGGACGCGCGCTACGAGCGGGCGCGCGAGGCCGGCGTGATCGCCAGCCAGGCCGTCTTGGTGGCGATCGGCGTCGACTGGGAAGGCCGGCGCCAGGTGCTCGGTGTCGAGCTGGCCAACCGTGAAAGCCATTCGAGCTGGCGCGCGTTCGTGGCAGGGCTCAAGCAGCGCGGGCTCGCCGGCGTCGAGTTTGTCGTCTCCGACGACCATCCGGGGCTCAGGGCAGCGATCCGCGAAGTCCTGCCCGAGGCAGTCTGGCAGCGCTGTTACGTGCACTTCCTCAGAAACGCGCTCGATTATGTGCCGCGCAAGGTCGATGACGACTGCCTGATGGAGCTCAGATGGTTCTATGACCGGCGCGACCTCGCCGAGGTCAAGCGCGACCTGGCGCAGTGGATCGCCAAATGGCAGGCCAAATACCCGAAGCTGGTGGATTGGGTGGAGAACAACATCGAGGAGACGCTGAGCTTCTATCGGCTGCCGCTGCCGCATCACAAGCACATGAAGTCGACGAACATGCTGGAGCGGCTGAACCAGGAGATCAAGCGGCGCACCCTGGTCGTTCGCATCTTCCCCAACCCGCAGAGCTGTTTGCGGCTGGTTCGGGCATTGGCGGTGGAGATCCACGAGAACTGGCTCGAGGCGACCCGCTACCTCAACATGGATCATCTGCGCGAGCACAAGAAGGAGAACCTGAGGGCACTGGCCGCCTGA